In Helianthus annuus cultivar XRQ/B chromosome 9, HanXRQr2.0-SUNRISE, whole genome shotgun sequence, the following are encoded in one genomic region:
- the LOC110908202 gene encoding peptidyl-prolyl cis-trans isomerase CYP40, whose product MANPRCYLDISIGGELEGRLVVELYKDIVPKTAENFRALCTGEKGIGPNTGVPLHLKGSCFHRVIKGFMIQGGDISARNGTGGESIYGLKFEDENFELKHERKGMLSMANSGPNTNGSQFFITTTRTPHLDGKHVVFGRVIKGMGIVRSVEHTTTGENDVPTLDVIIEDCGEIPEGADDGVCDFFKDGDTYPDWPLDLDSKPEDVSWWMNAVDAIKIMGNEQFKKQDYKSALRKYRKALRYLDICWEKEDIDEGKTDSLRKTKSQIFTNSSACKLKLGDLKGALLDADFALREIDDNVKALYRQGQASMALNDIDSAVESFKKALVLEPNDAGIKKELAAAKKKIADRRQQEKKAFAKMFQ is encoded by the exons ATGGCGAATCCGAGATGTTATTTGGATATTAGCATTGGAGGAGAGCTTGAAGGAAGGTTAGTTGTGGAACTATATAAAGATATTGTTCCGAAAACCGCTGAGAATTTTAGGGCTCTATGTACTGGTGAGAAGGGGATTGGACCTAACACTGGTGTTCCTCTTCATTTGAAG GGTTCATGCTTTCATCGTGTTATTAAAGGCTTTATGATCCAAGGTGGTGACATATCCGCTCGAAATGGCACTGGGGGAGAATCAATCTATGGCTTGAAGTTTGAAGATGAGAATTTTGAATTGAAGCATGAAAGAAAAGGGATGCTATCCATGGCTAATTCTGGTCCTAACACTAATGGCTCTCAATTTTTCATCACAACTACTCGCACTCCTCATCTAGATGGGAAACATGTTGTTTTCGGGAGGGTTATCAAAGGAATGGGAATAGTTCGTTCAGTGGAGCATACTACTACTGGAGAAAATGATGTACCTACTTTAGATGTTATTATCGAAGATTGTGGGGAAATTCCTGAAGGAGCAGATGATGGAGTGTGTGACTTTTTCAAGGACGGTGACACTTATCCTGATTGGCCACTTGATCTTGATAGTAAGCCAGAGGATGTTTCTTGGTGGATGAATGCTGTTGATGCCATTAAAATTATGGGGAATGAACAGTTCAAG AAACAAGATTACAAAAGTGCTCTTAGAAAGTATCGCAAGGCTCTCCGATACTTGGATATCTGCTGGGAGAAGGAAGATATTGATGAAG GAAAAACGGATTCTCTAAGGAAAACAAAGTCTCAAATATTTACCAACAGCTCT GCTTGCAAGTTGAAATTGGGAGATCTGAAAGGAGCATTATTGGATGCGGACTTTGCACTTCGTGAGATAGATGATAATGTGAAAGCTCTATATCGTCAAGGACAG GCAAGCATGGCTCTCAATGACATAGATTCTGCAGTTGAAAGTTTCAAGAAAGCACTGGTCTTGGAACCTAATGATG CTGGTATAAAGAAGGAGCTAGCTGCTGCAAAGAAAAAG ATTGCTGATAGACGTCAACAAGAAAAGAAGGCGTTTGCAAAAATGTTTCAGTAG